The DNA segment ATAACAGATTCTTGTAAATCACGAGAATTGCGCTGTAACTGAGCAATACAACTTAGTAAATCACTATATATTGCCGGATCAAGACTATCACTGTGCTGTGCCAACATTGACTGAGTAATAACCAGCTCACCCACTAAGTTAATTAGTTGGTCAACCTTTTCAACTGCAACACGAATACTGCTTGATTCTGTTTTTGGTGTCGCGGCTGCAACAGGTCTTTTCGCTGGTGTTGCCGATGCCGCGGGTGCTTTAGCCAACTCTGCGGATGGCTTCACTTTTTCAGGCGCGGGTTGCTCAACGTGGTTTTCAACATGAGCATCATCAACAGATGTTGTACTTTCTTCTGTAACTGTGTTTTTTTCTGGTGCTTTTTCTGCAACAGCCACTTTTTTAAACGAGATTTGTTCAGGTTCAATCACAAAACAAAGTACAGCGCTGATATCTTCTTCTGTTGCAGTGGTTTTTAATATTGCTTCAAGACCATGATGCTGTTTTTCAACTTGGCTAACTTCACCAAGATGTTTTAATTCATCAAGCATTAAATCAATATCTGTCTCTTTAAGATCAGACAAAATAATGTGATGGTAATAATGTCCATCAGCCGCCATTGTCGATGCGACTTCAACCATGGTTTCTACGGCTTCACTTTGCACATTTTCAGCGTCAGATGACAAAACAGGCGTTTCAATCATTGTGGTCTGTAAGTCTGAAGTTTCAGATCCAGCAACAGCCTCAACGTGAGGAGCGGATTGTTCTTCTTTTACATCGAGAGCCAGCTGACGCAACTTCTCACAAATATAGTTAAATGTTTCCTCATCAGGTTCTTGTGAGTTTTTATGTGCATCCAATTGCTGTTGCATAATATCTTTCGCTTCCAGAAACAGGTTAATAATGTCGTCGGTGAGCGCCATCTCATGACGTCTTGCACTATCGAGCAAGTTTTCAAGCACATGAGTGGTCTGTTGAAGTTTAACGAAGCCAAATGTTGCAGCTCCTCCTTTTATGGAGTGTGCACTACGGAAAATCGCATTCATCTGTTCTTGATCTGGATTTGCAGGATCAAGTAACAGTAAATGCTGTTCCATATCAGCTAACAACTCATCTGCTTCATCAAAAAATGTTTGATAAAACTCAGTAATATCCATCGTTACTCATTCACCTTTACGCGATTACTAACAAATTAGGGGGCAGTTCCCTGCTTTGTCGTAATATTTGTCGATTGTGATGGCAAACTTTCCCCAGAAACTCCTGTTTCAACATTTTCCTTTTTTGATTCGGGAAGCTCAGATGCAGAAGACACAGACGAACCCGTCTGTGTGTTTCCTGCTTTTTCTTGTGGGGTTTCTTGCCCTGAAAGTAGAGGTTCAATTTCTGAAGCCCCTGTTACTGTCGGTGCAACCCGCTCATTTTCTTGTACAATTTTTTGTTCTGCTTGCTTCGTTAAGACCAAAATACTGATCCGTCGGTTAGCAGGTGCAAAACCATCCTCTTTAACTAAATGAACTGTTGATGCCATACCTACAACACGCAACACTTTCCATTCACTCAATCCCGCACCAATTAATTCTCGACGAGAGGCATTCGCGCGATCCGTTGATAGTTCCCAGTTACTATATTTAAAAGCGCCACTTGCATAAGGAATATCATCGGTATGACCCGATAAACTGATTTTGTATGGCGTGTCATTTAAAATAGGTGCTATTGCCGTCAAAATATCCTTCATATAAGGTTCAACGGTAGCACTACCGACCCTAAACATAGGTCTGCTTTCTTTATCTATAATCTGAATTCGTAATCCTTCATCCATCATGTCTATTAATAAATGAGGTTTCAGATCTTTTAACCGAGGATCGTTTAAAATAACTTGCTCTAAATTTTCTTTTAATCGGCGAAATTGTTGCTTTTCATTGAGCTGTTTATCTTCCTGGCCTTTTGGCAAAATATCACCTTCGTTATAGACAGGATCACGCCCTCCTCCAGGAATAGGATTGGTTGCATCCCCACTAAATCGCCCTTTTTCAATCGCGACTTTTAATGGCGTACGAAAATATTCGGCTACACGAGTTAATTCTTGTGGACTAGAGATTGAAAGTAACCACATGACAAGAAAGAAAGCCATCATTGCAGTCATAAAGTCAGCATAAGCTATCTTCCATGCACCACCGTGAGCGTTATGTTGCTTTCTCCCTCGCTTTTTAACTCGAATGATCTGTGAATTACTCTTCATAATTACTCTTCTTTCATTGCATCAGGATTTGCCTGCATTGGTGTCCGTACCTGACGTACATGTTCTTCCAATTCAATAAAAGAAGGTCTGTCTGCCAGAAAGAGGGTTTTACGTCCAAATTCAACCGCTATCTGTGGTGCATATCCGTTCATGCTAGATAACAATGTTGTTTTAATGCACTCCATCATTTTCATTTGCTGACTAGAGCGCTGTCTGAGTCTAGAAGCTAATGGTGAAATAAAGCCATAAGCTAATAAAATACCTAAGAAAGTACCAACCATTGCATGTCCAATTAATACGCCCATTTCACCGGCTGGTCTATCCGCAGCACCTAGCGCATTAACAACACCCATAACAGCGGCAACGATACCAAACGCAGGGAGTGAATCCCCCATCGCTGATAAACCTGTTGCAGGGACTTCGCTCTCTTCCTCAAAAGTTGCAATCTCTTCATCCATCAGAGATTCAATTTCATAAGGGTTCATATTCCCTGTCACCATTAAACGCATATAGTCAGTAATAAAACTGAGCATATAAGCATCTTTCATAATGCGAGGATATTGAGAAAAAATGTCACTTTGTTGTGGGTTTTCGATATCTCTCTCTAATGCCAACATCCCGTTCTGACGTGCTTTTGACAATAAACGAAACATCAGTGCCATTAAATCCATGTACATCGCTTTATTGTAATTTGTACTACGAAGCAACTTCGGTAGGATCTTCATTGTTGATACAATTGCTCTACCATTATTACCTACAATAAAAGCACCGACACCGGCACCAAAGATGATTATAAATTCGGCTGGCTGGTACAAGGCGCCTAAACTACCACCGACGAGAAGATATCCCCCGATGACGGCGCTCATAACCACGATATATCCTAAGAGTACTAACACGCGATATCCCTTTAGCTAATTTCGTTATAGAGAGAATGGCGAACATAGCAGCAAGAGATAGGAGGGGGAGAGGAAACGGCTCAGGTTATAGATAACTAAACTCTATAACCTGATATTTAACTTTCAATCTCGAATCACATTGCAAACTGTTCAAGACCATCCAACAGTTGTAAGTTAATATCGGCAGGATTGGCGGAAAGTTTACGTTTTTTTATTGCGCGAGAAGGTGGCTGGCAAAGACTACAAACATAATTGCTAGCTGGCTGGTGTGCGTGTGTAATAAATGAACCATTACATTTGGTACAAACGGAAAGTTGCAACATGCCACTTTCAACAAAGCGTACTAATGTCCATGCTCTTGTTAGTGCTAAAATAGGTTCTTGATCTTTAACAGGTGGACATTGTTCTAAATATAAACGATAAGCTTTAACAACAGCCTCAACACCAACACAACCGCCATTTTTTAATAAAAAGCGATAAGCGTTATAAAACATTGAAGAATGGATATTTTGTTCCCATGTCATAAACCAATCCGTTGAAAATGGCAGCATTCCTTTTGGAGGGGGGCTACCTCTTAATTCTTTGTATAATTTAATTAAACGCCCCCGACTTAATTGAGTTTCACTTTCAAGCATTTGTAAGCGGGCACCCAAGGTGATTAATTCCATTGCTAAGCGAATATCTTTCGCTTCTCGGACGATACTTTTCTCACTCATTGTTATGCCCGTTTCTTTGTCGCATTAGTGTCTTGTTCCGATAACTGACGAAACAAGTTAGAAGAAAGAAGAATGCCAGTATGAATTTGTTGTAAATCATCCACTCTAGATTCTTTAGTGAGTTGTTCTATTGTTTCGCTGTCTTCAAACCGGAAATTACAGATTAGTTGGTTTGTTTCAGCCAACTTAACCAATTGAGGCAATGTAAGCTCTGCTAGCGCATCCGCCATTGCGTCACTAATCCCAAGCCGAAACATTGCGGAAGCCTTTTCTTGGTTAATTAACCTTTGCGCTAAAAGCAAATACGATAAATTTATGTCATAAATATGCTTAAGCAATTCAACCGTACTCATCTCTTTACATCCCGTCCGATTATATTGAACAAAGAGGATCTCTCTAATGAAAGATCCCGAGGAAATTAATATAAATGTAATATTAAATTTCCAGGCCCCATTTTATGAACATGACTCGTAGTAACACTACCTTGTATTACTTAGTTACGGTCATTTTCAAAAGTAGCGAAAAAAACATTTAAATTAAAAGTAAACTTTAAATGCTCGCCAATATAGCTCGTTAAGAATAATCCTAACGCCACAACTTTACTCCCTAACGATTAAGTTATTCAACGGATAAAGTAGTCTAATTTAAATACTATGTGAGTCACATCACAAAAAG comes from the Proteus appendicitidis genome and includes:
- the motA gene encoding flagellar motor stator protein MotA gives rise to the protein MLVLLGYIVVMSAVIGGYLLVGGSLGALYQPAEFIIIFGAGVGAFIVGNNGRAIVSTMKILPKLLRSTNYNKAMYMDLMALMFRLLSKARQNGMLALERDIENPQQSDIFSQYPRIMKDAYMLSFITDYMRLMVTGNMNPYEIESLMDEEIATFEEESEVPATGLSAMGDSLPAFGIVAAVMGVVNALGAADRPAGEMGVLIGHAMVGTFLGILLAYGFISPLASRLRQRSSQQMKMMECIKTTLLSSMNGYAPQIAVEFGRKTLFLADRPSFIELEEHVRQVRTPMQANPDAMKEE
- the flhD gene encoding flagellar transcriptional regulator FlhD; translation: MSTVELLKHIYDINLSYLLLAQRLINQEKASAMFRLGISDAMADALAELTLPQLVKLAETNQLICNFRFEDSETIEQLTKESRVDDLQQIHTGILLSSNLFRQLSEQDTNATKKRA
- the cheA gene encoding chemotaxis protein CheA, with protein sequence MDITEFYQTFFDEADELLADMEQHLLLLDPANPDQEQMNAIFRSAHSIKGGAATFGFVKLQQTTHVLENLLDSARRHEMALTDDIINLFLEAKDIMQQQLDAHKNSQEPDEETFNYICEKLRQLALDVKEEQSAPHVEAVAGSETSDLQTTMIETPVLSSDAENVQSEAVETMVEVASTMAADGHYYHHIILSDLKETDIDLMLDELKHLGEVSQVEKQHHGLEAILKTTATEEDISAVLCFVIEPEQISFKKVAVAEKAPEKNTVTEESTTSVDDAHVENHVEQPAPEKVKPSAELAKAPAASATPAKRPVAAATPKTESSSIRVAVEKVDQLINLVGELVITQSMLAQHSDSLDPAIYSDLLSCIAQLQRNSRDLQESVMSIRMMPMEYVFSRFPRVVRDVAGKMNKKVELNMIGSSTELDKSLIEKIIDPLTHLVRNSLDHGIEMPADRVAAGKPEAGQLTLSAEHQGGNICIEVTDDGAGLNRERILKKAISSGLAVSENMSNEEIAMLIFAPGFSTAEVVTDVSGRGVGMDVVKRNIQEMGGQIQISFEVGKGTRIRILLPLTLAILDGMSVKVHDEVFILPLGTVVSSLQPEEDDIYPLAGDEKLLQVRGEYLPLIELHRTFNIEGAQTDITQAIAVIVQSAGRRYALLVDQLVGQHQVVVKNIESNYRKVPGISAATIMGDGSVALILDVPELQRLSHTQMTNKKKNTTASAVI
- the flhC gene encoding flagellar transcriptional regulator FlhC, with protein sequence MSEKSIVREAKDIRLAMELITLGARLQMLESETQLSRGRLIKLYKELRGSPPPKGMLPFSTDWFMTWEQNIHSSMFYNAYRFLLKNGGCVGVEAVVKAYRLYLEQCPPVKDQEPILALTRAWTLVRFVESGMLQLSVCTKCNGSFITHAHQPASNYVCSLCQPPSRAIKKRKLSANPADINLQLLDGLEQFAM
- the motB gene encoding flagellar motor protein MotB → MKSNSQIIRVKKRGRKQHNAHGGAWKIAYADFMTAMMAFFLVMWLLSISSPQELTRVAEYFRTPLKVAIEKGRFSGDATNPIPGGGRDPVYNEGDILPKGQEDKQLNEKQQFRRLKENLEQVILNDPRLKDLKPHLLIDMMDEGLRIQIIDKESRPMFRVGSATVEPYMKDILTAIAPILNDTPYKISLSGHTDDIPYASGAFKYSNWELSTDRANASRRELIGAGLSEWKVLRVVGMASTVHLVKEDGFAPANRRISILVLTKQAEQKIVQENERVAPTVTGASEIEPLLSGQETPQEKAGNTQTGSSVSSASELPESKKENVETGVSGESLPSQSTNITTKQGTAP